A part of Arachis hypogaea cultivar Tifrunner chromosome 12, arahy.Tifrunner.gnm2.J5K5, whole genome shotgun sequence genomic DNA contains:
- the LOC112729816 gene encoding pentatricopeptide repeat-containing protein At5g15340, mitochondrial-like translates to MGSQLHALVVKLGVSGCVRACNALMDVYVKCELVGGVRRVFEDMGLKTVVSWTVVLEGVVKGEGLENGRKVFDEMPERNEVAWTMMIVGYVENGMTREAFELLREMIFECGFVLNDVSLCSILSACSQSGDVSLGRWVHGYAVKEIGWDVGVMVGTGLVDMYAKCGRIGAALVVFRNMPRRNVVAWNAMIGGLAMHGKGKDVVDMFDSMIGEGVSPDANSLGRERMWWRSAGEGW, encoded by the coding sequence ATGGGCTCGCAGCTTCATGCACTTGTGGTGAAGCTTGGGGTTTCTGGGTGTGTTAGAGCCTGCAATGCTTTGATGGATGTTTATGTGAAGTGTGAGCTTGTGGGTGGGGTTAGaagagtttttgaggatatggGGTTGAAGACTGTGGTGTCTTGGACTGTGGTCTTGGAAGGTGTGGTGAAAGGGGAGGGTTTGGAGAATGGGCGGAAGGTGTTCGATGAAATGCCAGAGAGGAATGAGGTTGCTTGGACTATGATGATTGTGGGGTATGTTGAGAATGGGATGACTAGGGAGGCTTTTGAGCTTTTGAGGGAAATGATTTTTGAGTGTGGGTTTGTGTTGAATGATGTGAGCCTTTGTTCGATTCTTTCGGCTTGTTCGCAGTCTGGGGATGTGAGCTTGGGGAGGTGGGTTCATGGGTATGCTGTGAAGGAAATTGGGTGGGATGTGGGTGTCATGGTGGGGACTGGGTTGGTTGACATGTATGCAAAGTGTGGGAGGATTGGCGCTGCCTTGGTTGTGTTCAGGAACATGCCAAGGAGAAATGTAGTGGCGTGGAATGCCATGATTGGTGGGTTGGCCATGCATGGGAAGGGAAAGGATGTGGTGGATATGTTTGATTCCATGATCGGAGAAGGAGTGAGCCCTGATGCAAATAGTTTGGGAAGGGAAAGGATGTGGTGGAGGAGTGCTGGGGAGGGGTGGTGA